Part of the Blastocatellia bacterium genome is shown below.
AATAAAAGTACATCAGAAAGAGAACGGCCTGTAAAGCTAACCTTTTGTCTTGCCCAAGAAACAACTGCCTCAACTAAATTTGCTTGTTCAATATATGTTGGCGGTTTGGTACGTAGTAGCGAGGAAAGCGAATCAGCAACAAATAAAGGTGCTTTTCTATCTTCTAAATAATCAAACAAATCATTTAATGCTCCCTCAATATCAATTTTACCTAGTCTAGGCAAAGTACGTTGAGGAAATTTCTGCATTTGCATCCCTCCATATTGCTCATCAGAAATTGGTCGCATTGTCCCACGATTAGGAGAAGTATTTGACAAACTACTTGAATTTGTTGGAGGTGTAAAAGAAGGTTGTAAATAACTAGCTGCTGGTGATGATAAATTAGGCGAAACATAACCGCTTGTTGGATATTTAGGTGATTGGTAATTGGATGATGCTGGAATTTGATAATCTGAAGGTGGAGGAGCTACTTGATAAGGAGAAGATGCTTGTTGATAAGTCGGCTTATAACTAGATGGTGCAGTTTGCGCCGATGAACTAGGACTTTGTAAGCTAGCAGGTCTTGGTAAAGCAGCAGAGCTAATACTTAAATTAATTGGAGGCAAGCTAGCATTAGGCATTTCCTGTTGCAATCTGTTATAGAGCTTTGTCAAATTAGAAAAAATATAGTCTATATCTTCTCTTATTTGACGTGGGGCTTGAATAAATTTATCTGGGTGAAACTTAGTAGCTAATCTATAGTAAGCATTTCGGATTTCTTCCTCGCTAGGCTCGGGACTTAAACCAAAAACTACTTTAGCATCCTGTGATGAAACACGGTCTTTAATTAAAGAAATATCTCTTTTTACCCTTTCTAAATCTAGCGGTGCATCATTTTGGGGAATGTTTTGAACTGCATTTTGCGCTATGCTAGTAGGTGTGACAGGAGTAGAACTTGGCTCAGGAAAAGATAACTCTGCTGGTCTTGCAATTTGCTCTGTAGAGCGAACTGTATATGAGGCTGGAAGCGCGGCAGCAGCACGTTGTTGTAGCGATTCTGGGGCCTCCATTTTTCCTGTTGTTTCTGAAAGTTCTGCTACTTCTGCTTGTCTAAGCAGTCCAATAGAAAGCAGTCCATACAAAGATTTTAATGTTTTTTGTGCTGTCTCATTTGTTGAAACTAGGATTTTAACAATATCTGTTGGCTGTTTAATTAGCTCTAAAATACGATGTTCTATAGGCTTTAATACTATTGTTTGTAAACGTAGTAAAGGAAACTCTGTTGGGATAATAAGCCTATTAAGATCACCTAAACCACGTCTAATAACTTCATAATCTTCAATTCTACGTACACCTTCTAAAATTACTGTAGCAGTAGAGAATTTTAGCTTTAGGTCTTCTGGAGCCATATATTCTTCACCTTGAGCAAATTCATAAGCTCCTGTAGTCCAACTAAACAGAGAATAAATAATGTCTATGATTTGAAAATTAACATAGCTAATTAGTTCCCGATTATTAAGAAAATCCCTTTCAACTAAAGCATTGCCTAAATGTTGCCCTGACTCTAAACTATCAAGAAAAGCTGTTAGTTGCTCCCTAGAAAGCTTCCCATGTCTAACTAAAGTTTCCCCTAAACGGTCTTCATTACGGGTACTTGAGGCAAAAACAATTTGGCCTAGTTCAAAAAAAACTTGTTTTCGCACATCGCCTTGAGTAAGTATTAAAACGCCTGTACGTCTCTGAGTGTAAATAGTACGCAGTAAGTCCGGTAGATATGCAGTTGTTAAAGTCCCTTGCATTATTTTCCTCTAAAGTTAAATTTTAAGGCGATTTGTCGAAAGGTAAACAATTATAGCACACGAGCAATAGCCAAGAGAGAGGCTAAATTTAATAACTTCCTAATAAAAAGCTCTTATTCTACTAACAAATTAATTTTCTATTTACTGTTTTCTGTAAAAATTTCTTGCAATTCAACCATTACCGTTAAAACTTCTTTATCTGCTTGTTCTAGTTGTGTTTGACTGACTCGAATTTGCTGGAAATTATAAGCGGCTAGCCCTTGGATATAGCCTTGAACAGCACCATTATATTTGTTTATTGCAATGCTTAAGCTTTCCTGCTTGCTTTCTAACTGTGAAGGAGGTGCAATAGATCTTAAAGATGTATTAAGAGTAACAAGCTTTGCACTATGTTTTTTCATTTGCTCACGAAAATTATCTATTATCCGGCGCACCTCTTTATTATCTTTGCTATCCTTAATTGCATTAATTGATTTAAGAAAGTCTTTAATATCAAGCACTGTAGCCGTCATTTCGGCTCTAACATCGGACATTATTGGTTGCATTGTGGCTGAATAAGTAGTTATTAGCTCTGTTTTTGGGCTGGTATTAGTAGATGAAGAAATATTAGTTACAGGTGTTTGAGTGGCTATTGGTGTTATAGCTATTGGTGTAGGAGTGTTGACTAATGTAACTGTAGGAGATGATGATAGTGTTGCTTGAAAAACCAACAAGGCTATTGCTCCAAGCACTAAAATTGCTAAAACAGCACCAAAAATCAATATTTTTTGTGTCTTGTCTTGTGAGACACAATTTCTACAAAATTCATTAGGATTAATGGTTGTTCGACCACATCTTAAACAGGGATAACTCATAGATTTTTAGATATTTAAAAATTTATTGCTTTATATAAGCAATATAATGTCAAATTCTACTAGTAATTTTCTGATAAATTGGGTTTAATTTTAGCCCATATAATAGCAATTTAATAATCTTCAAGGAAGTTTTATGACAAGTGCAGAAAACAATAATTTAGAAAAAGCTGCTGAAATTTGGCGAGCAAGCAAGACGGCTGTTGCTTTAACCGGGGCAGGTGTTTCTGTTGCTAGTGGAATACCTGATTTTCGTAGTTCTGGAGGGCTTTGGGATGAATTTGAGCCTATGGAATATGCAACACTTAACACTTTTATTGATGAACCAGAAAAAGTTTGGAAAATGTTTTTAGCTGTTAGTAGCCAGGTTCGTCAAGCTAGCCCTAATCCAGCCCATATTGCACTAGCAGAACTAGAAAAAGCAGGAAAACTACGCGCTGTCATTACCCAAAATATTGATGGGCTACATCAAGTTGCTGGAAGTAAAACAGTAATAGAAATGCATGGTTGTGGGCGCACCTTAGCTTGTCCTGAATGTGGCTATCATGAGCCGACTCCTACAACAGGGCTACCACCTCAACCCATACCTTGTCCACGTGTTGCAACTGTACCGGGAAGCCATCAGCTATTTCATTACTTAAAACCAGATGTAATATTATTTGGCGAAGATCTAAAACGAGAAGTTATGCAAGAAATTATTCATTGGCAAAATAGCCTAGATTTACTTCTTATTATTGGCACTTCAGCAGAAGTTCATCCAGCCGCGGGACTACCTACAGCCGTACATGCCCTAGGAGCAAAGATTATAGAGATTAACACCGAACCAACTAGAATTACTAAGACTAGAACAGACTGCTTTTTACAAGGAAAAGCTGAAGAAGTATTGCCAGCATTACAAAAATTAGTTCTTGCATAGCTAAAATTTTATGGAAAACCTCACCCATTCACTTTTTGGTGCGGTACTTTATCGTAGTGGCTTTGACCGCTATGTTCCTAATATTTTACCACTTTGGGTAATTGGGGCTAATTTGCCAGATATTGATGTGATTGTTAATTTATTTGGTAAGACAGCTTATTTAAGACACCATCGAGGTCTAACACATGCTATTCCTGGTGTTATTATTTTATCGCTAGCATTAGCAACCGCTTGGTTTTTCTGGCAACGCTGGCAGAATTCTACAACTAGTAATAATACAACTATTAATCTTTCTTCTTTTTCCCTTTGGCTACGCTTATTTATCTCTTCATTTGTTGCTGTTGGCACTCACCCAATGCTAGACGGCCTTAATAATTATGGAATCCGTCCTTTTTTTACCTTGGAATGAAAAATGGTTTTATGGAGACCTTGTTTTTATTGTTGACCCTTGGATATGGTTAATTTTAGGTGGAGCAGTCTTTCTTACAGGAGTTCGTTCTAAAAATCTTACTGCTATTTGGGCTGTGCTAGCAGTTATTGCATGGCAAATAATGTTTTTTTCTGGTCGAGTTGCTAGCATTACTATTGCTATTTGGACTGCTGGAGTCGGGATTTTAATAAGTATTCGACTTTATTTTAGAGAATGGACAACTAACCAAGGCAAAAACTGGGTTGCTAGAATTGCTTTAATTTTGCTATGTAGCTATTTACTAACTCTTAATTACTTACAAACACAGGCTTTAACAAAAGCTGAAACCTATTTTCAAACACAAGTCAAAGAAAAAATAACAAAATTCTCTGTTTCTCCTACACCTGCTAACCCTTTGAAATGGGAATTCCTAGGCGAAAGTCAAAATAATTTTTACTTTGGCACAATTAATTTAACTAATAATAATTTGACTACTCCAAAACAAATTTTTGTTGATCGAGATAATTTAGTTTTCCAAAAAGCTTTAGCAACACCTGAAGGTAAAGAACTCCTTGCTTTTAGCCGCTATCTAATTGCTTTACAAGAAGATACATCTGAAGGAACTTTAGTAACTTTATGTGATGGGCGTTATGTTAGAGATTTCTATTCCCGACATCCTGAATTTGCTTGTATAAAAGTACTAGTTAAATAAGCAAGTTTTCTTAAATCAAATAATTAAATTTTTATCAAAATTTCTACTTAAATACCTCTTAGCGATAAAAAAACCCGTTCATCGATATAACTTCATTAAATAGAATAATTTAGCTGTACAAACATTTTTTATTAAATTATATTCTCTCTTGTAAAGACAGTCTAAAAAGTTGCTATCCCCAACACCTGTTAAGGTTGTTTATGAGCATAACCAAATGATGTTTTAGGGCTGTTGAGTAATAAAAATTTAAGATAAAGATTTTAGAAAATTTAAGGAGACATTTATGCGTAAAATTTTTGTATTTGCTACTTCCATTATGCTTTGCCTCGGTGTATTAGGATTTACTGGCAATTCTAACAGCACTTCTTTAACTCCTATTGTTTCCGCAGCACAAAACGAAGAACTTGATTTTACTCTTGTAAACAACACAGGTTATGACATCAAAGCTCTCTATATTGGTGCTACTGGTACAGGTGATTGGGCTAATGAAGACGAAGTTTTACATGGCAGAGCTTTTAAGCAAGGAGCAGCTTTAAAAATAGAATTTCATCCAAAAGCTACAGCAGAAAAATGGGATATTATGGTAGCTTGGGCTGATGGCTCTGGTAATGAAGAATGGGAAGGTCTTAACTTAACTCAAATTGAAAAAGTAACCCTAGTTTATGATAAAGAAAATAATGAAACTTCTGCAATTATAGAATAATTAAACATCTACCCATCTAAATTGTGCCACCTAAAATTTAAATAAATTTTAGGTGGCATTCTCTATTTTTACTTGTTTATTACTCACTGCTTTGTTTGCTTTTTATTTTACGCTGTAGTCTTTGTTAGCAACTTCCATAACACTTTCAGCAGACTGCAAATGATTACTTAGTTAAATAAGCAAGTTTTCTTAAATCAAATAATTAAATTTTTATCAAAATTTCCATTTAAATACCTTTTAGCGATAAAAAAACCCGTTCATCGATATAACTTCATTAAATAGAATAATTTAGCTGTACAAACATTTTTTATTAAATTATATTCTCTCTTGTAAAGACAGTCTAAAAAGTTGCTATCCCCAACACCTGTTAAGGTTGTTTATGAGCATAACCAAATGATGTTTTAGGGCTGTTGAGTAATAAAAATTTAAGATAAAGATTTTAGAAAATTTAAGGAGACATTTATGCGTAAAATTTTTGTATTTGCTACTTCCATTATGCTTTGCCTCGGTGTATTAGGATTTACTGGCAATTTTAACAGCACTTCCTTAACTTCAACTGTTTCTGCTGCACAAAATGCAGAGCTTGATTTTACCATTGTAAATAAAACAGGTTATGACATTAAAGCTCTCTACATTGGTGCTACTGGTACAGGTGATTGGACTAAAGATGATGAAGTTCTACATGGCAAAACATTTAAGAATGGAGCAGCTTTAAAAATAGAATTTCATCCAAAAGCTAAGGCTGCAAAATGGGATATTATGGTAGCTTGGGCTGATGGTTCTGGTAATGAAGAATGGGAAGGTCTTAACTTAACTCAAATTGAAAAATTAACCCTAGTCTATGATGAAAATAAAGATGTAACATCTGCTGTCATAGAGTAACTAAGAATAATTAAACATCTACCCATCTAAATTTATGCCACCTAAAATTTAAGTTTTAGGTGGCATTCTCTATTTTTACAGAATTTTCTTTTTATTTTACGCTGTAGCGTTCATTAGCAACCTTCATAACGTTTTCAGCAAATTGTGGATGATCGTGTAGAATGCGGTTAAAGTCCGCTTTGTCTAGCACAAAAAGATCACAGCTTGAACGAGCGCGAACATTAGCCATACGAGGAGTTGATTTCAAAAGTGCAACCTCACCAAAGAAATCACCATCCTTAAGCACCTTAACAACATTTCCAGAATCATCTAGCACGTCAACTTCACCACGAGCAAGTAAATACATTTCGCGGCCAATTTCACCTTTATTAATAATCATTTCGCCTGCTTCCGCCATTTTTGGACGTAATGCTTGGATAACTTGTGAGAGGAAAAGCATATCCCCATTTTGAAACAAAGCGACTCGCTTTAATAAATCATCTGTAACAACTTCAAACCAACGCCGTCCATCTTTTTCGATAAGGTCAGAAGCCTCTATTGGCCCCCAACTACCACGAGCATAGTTTGGAAAATTATTTGCAGGTGTAGCAGCCCAATAATCCATAATTGGTTGTGCTACTTCCCAAGCAGCTACAACTAAATCACCACGTGAAAAGAGTGTTGTATCGCCATGCGAACAGGAATATATCATTACTTCATAACCTGTATAACGAGAAGCTTTAAAGGCATCAGAATAAGAAAAACGCATATTGACAGGTTGTAATTGAAGTGTTGGCCCTGGGATTTTAGCTTGAAACTGCATTTCAATGCCTTGATAGGGTTGGATGTGGAAAATAAGCCGGTTAGGATGAAGTTGCTTAACAGGGGTATTACGAAAGAGAACTTGAGGAGCTTTCTTAAACTCTACAACAATTTCTGTCCCGCGTTTCCATAAAGCTTTTCCTGAGCGTAAATAAATGGGTGTACCTTCCCAACGCCAGTTATCTATATGAAAGCGTGCTGCTGTATAGGTTTCTGTCTTAGATTCTGCTGGAACATCCTTTTCTTGACGATAGCCGGGTTTGATAACATTGCCATTTTCATCAAGTTTTGGCCCATATTGACCGCGCACTACATAACGCTCTACTTCTTCGGGTGTGTAAACTCGAATGGATTGCAAGAGTTTAGCTTTTTCATTACGAATTGAATCAGGCTCAAAAGATCCAGGTGTTTCCATACAAAGACAAGCTAACATTTGAAACATATGATTTTGCATCATATCTCGTAAAACGCCTGAAGTGTCATAATAACCACCTCGTGAGCCTACATCTACTTCCTCAGAAACATTAAATTGAATGTTATCAATATAATTTTTATTCCATAGCGGTTCAAAAATACCGTTAGAAAAACGGAAAGATAATAAATTTTGTACAGTTTCTTTACCTAAATAGTGGTCAATTCGATAAATTTGGTTTTCGTCCCAATGTGCAAGCACTTCTTTATTAAGCTTGCGAGCCGATTCAAGATCAGTACCAAAAGGTTTTTCAACAATGATACGTTTCCAACCTGTACCGCCTTGAAAACCAGCATTATAAAGGTTATCGCAGAGCATCCCAAAAAATCGTGGTGCAACAGCAAAGTAAAAGAGTACATTACCTTCAGTGTTATGTTGAGAGTTAAGATTAGCAACTTCTGTTTTAAGTCTTTGGAAATGTTCAGGGTTACTTGGCTCACCTGACATATAATAAAAGCGGCTTACTAGTTTATCCCATACTTCTTGGTCAAATTGTTGGCGTGTATGGAATTTTTTAATGTCTTCATTCATTTGTTGACGGAATGCTTCAGTTGTCCAATCCGACCTTGCAAAACCAAGCAATGCAAAGTTTTCTGCAAGCAACCCATCACAAGCTAGATTATAAAGTGCTGGCACAAGCAATCTTTTAGTCAAATCTCCTGATGCTCCAAATATCACCATAACACATGGTTGACTTGGAATATCTGATGTTTGTGTTTCAACTCCATAGGAAGTTAGAACGTTGGATTCTGGCATATCATCACCTCTTCTTAAACTGGTTATAACTGGCTTACTATCCTACAATTAATCAAAAATAAAGTGTATTGAGCAAATTACAGTTGGTGACACCTTGACACAGAAAAGTTTTAGACCTCAATAGAGCTATTTATTTAATTTTCAAAGGCTTAAAAATACAAGTTTTAGGTGGTCAAAAAGGTGCTAACTATCTATCTGATCTTTACAAAATTTATAGAAATAATTTTCCAGATTTTTGCATATCTTTACATTTTTTCCAACATTTTTACTTAGTATTTTGGATAATTTACCTATATGTTAATCCATTAAATTTTATTAAGTCCATTATTATAATTAGCTTAGTGATAAATGGCTTACATAATTTTGCTTATGGCACTTGATTTGCCTAAAGGTTATTTTAACTACTCCAGCACATTTTCACTTTTAGCACTGCTCCAACACCATCACTTTCTTAAATAATTCAATAATAAATTTTTAGCCTAAATTTTAGGTGATAGGAGAGGTGTCTTTTTTATGAGTAAAAAAAGTTTTGAACAACGATTAAAAGTGCTTTCCCCTTGTTCAGCAGATTGGGAAAAAATGGTAGGCAATGACCAAGTAAGATTTTGTGAACATTGCAGCAAAAGTGTTAATAACATTTCTGAAATGACCCGCGAACAAGCCCTTGAGCTAGTCTTAAAGTCCAATGGTCGATTGTGTGTTAGGTACTATAAAACAAGTGATCAAAAGATTAACTTTCAGCCTTCTAATAATAGCGAGTTTAGGTTAAATCCATCACCGTTACTAAAATTTGCCGCAGGTGTTTTGCTAGCTACTGCCTTAAGCGCGTCTCCTGCTATAGCTCAAACTATGCTTCCAATAGGTGATAATGTTGTAGTTGAAACAAAACTAAATAATCCAAATTTACCAGATCCTACTTGGGAAGGGGGCTATGCTTCGATCCAAGGTACAATTACAGATGAACAAGACGCGGTTATTATTGGAGCAGACGTTACTTTAACAGGAGTAGCTTTTTTATATGAGAAAACCACAACTACTAATGAAAATGGAGAATTTTATTTTGATAACTTACCAGAACAAGAATATTCAATTTCAGTTGTTGCTAGTGGATTCAGCACTTTAAGAAAACAAATGATCATTGTTGGAAAAATGACAAATATAAGGCTTACACCTACGACAGGATATAATGGAGGTGTTATGTTTTTTCTCCAGCAGAGGAAATGTTAGGCTATTATGAAGAGCGAAAACAAATAGACAATAGCCAAGAAGAATTGCCTGAAATAGCTGAAGATGTTGAAGAGCTTTTTTCTACTGTTATCAACAATGAAATCAAAAAAGTCAAAACTCTGCTAAATAAAGGTGTAAACATAAATAGCACAAATATTTATGGTGAAACAGCTTTGATGTTTGCTGTAGAGGACAGAAAAATGCTTAAATTTTTGCTTAAATCCGGTGCAGATGTTTCGATTAGAAGTAGATTTGGCACAACTGCCTTAATGCATGCGGCTGTTCACGGTGATATAGAGATAGTCAAAATGCTACTTTCAGCAGGTGCTTATGTTAACGCTACTGATATTCATGGGCGGAGTGCGTTGCTTTTTGCTGCTGTTGATGGGCGAGATGAGATTGTCAACATTCTATTATTATCAGGAGCAGATACCAATCTAAAAGACTCTACTGGCAGCACAGCCGCTTGTTATGCTAAAGCAGGCGACCATAAAAAAGTTAAAAAACTGCTAAAATCTATTGGAGCAGAATAAATTGCAATTATTAATGGTAAATTGTTTCTAATTTAAGATTCACTAGTTTCTTGTGAAACAAAACTTTTTGTTGGAGATAACATAAATTTTGCTATCTCCAACAATGTTAAAAAATTATTAACCATTAACAGCTTTTGCTAAAGGCATGTTTTCTTGGGGAGTTATTTCATCTGCTACAGCTTGAACTTCTACCATAACACCATTAAAAGCGGCTGTTCCAATAAGAGCATCAATAGCTAATTCATCAGTAAGGTCATTGACGCTAACTCCTGCATGTTGTTTTGCAACCTCTAATAATACGTTATCGCGGTTATGACCCCAACCATGAGGAATGCTTACAACTCCTGGCATAATTTCATCAGTTATTTCAACTGTTATGTGGACTTTACCAACACGAGAGGCAACTAATACCTTTTGACCGTTAGAAATTTGGCGTTTAGCAGCATCTACAGGATTTATCATCAATGTACAAAGCGAGCGTCCTTTAACAAGTCTTAAGCTATTGTGTAACCAAGAATTGTTGCTACGTAAATGACGACGGCCTATTAAAAGTAGTTGATTGCTATTTGTTGTGCTGCTAAGAAATCTTTCTTTAACTCGCTCTAAGTCTTTAACTAAAGGCTGTGGAGCTAAATCAATACGTTTTGACTTGCTTTGCAAGCGTTCAGGTAAACAAGGTTTTAGTGCAGATATATCTATTCCATGAGGTAAAGATCTTAATTTGCTAAGGCTAAGTTTGTCTGAAAATGGATTTAATCCTGCTCCATAAGGGCCAAAACGCAAGCCTAGATCTAATAACCCAGCTGGGCCAAGGGCTTTTAATACTTTATGTTTAATTGTTGAAGTTAGCTGGCTAACAACTCCATCTGACTCCATTCTAGTTAGTAATTCCAGAAAGATTTCCCAGTCATGACGGCTATCAGGATCTCCATTAAATAGGGCTTGAGAATATTTTGTTGTGTTATGAATGGCTAAAAGATGAAAAGCTAAATCATAGTTATCATGCTCTAAAGATGAGGTAGGAGGTAAAATAATATTGGCATGTCTTGTTGTTTCATTAATATAAAAATCGATTGATACCATAAAATCAAGGCTAGCTAAGGCTTTATCTAGCTGTTGACCGTTTGGTGTAGATAAAACTGGGTTTCCAGCACAAGTTACTAAAGCTTTAATTTGTTTGTCTCCAGGAGTTAAGATTTCTTCTGCCATTGCTGCAACAGGCAATTCACCAGCAAATTCTGGTAAT
Proteins encoded:
- a CDS encoding molybdopterin oxidoreductase family protein — encoded protein: MENQKNEFVHYRTCNLCEAMCGVEITVKENKIHSIRGDKQDPFSQGHICPKAVALQDLYYDKDRVKHPLRRNGTTWQRISWDEAFDEVVQGIKKIQAKHGKSAVGVYTGNPMVHNYGSMLFGPMFFKSLHSRNHFAATSVDQLAHHFVGYFLYGHQLLLPVPDLKRTEFLIILGANPAVSNGSLMTAPDVAGHLKQIRKRGGKVILIDPRRTETSDLSDKHLFIRPGTDVFLLLAILQVIFAENLVRLGHLSQFTDKVDVINKLVKDFTPEKVESITGISATEIYNLARDFATAKTAVCYGRMGVSTQEFGAVCQWLINVINIVTGNLDREGGALFTLPAFDPVTAPDAIAPKGSFGRWHSRVRKLPEFAGELPVAAMAEEILTPGDKQIKALVTCAGNPVLSTPNGQQLDKALASLDFMVSIDFYINETTRHANIILPPTSSLEHDNYDLAFHLLAIHNTTKYSQALFNGDPDSRHDWEIFLELLTRMESDGVVSQLTSTIKHKVLKALGPAGLLDLGLRFGPYGAGLNPFSDKLSLSKLRSLPHGIDISALKPCLPERLQSKSKRIDLAPQPLVKDLERVKERFLSSTTNSNQLLLIGRRHLRSNNSWLHNSLRLVKGRSLCTLMINPVDAAKRQISNGQKVLVASRVGKVHITVEITDEIMPGVVSIPHGWGHNRDNVLLEVAKQHAGVSVNDLTDELAIDALIGTAAFNGVMVEVQAVADEITPQENMPLAKAVNG
- the zwf gene encoding glucose-6-phosphate dehydrogenase, with protein sequence MPESNVLTSYGVETQTSDIPSQPCVMVIFGASGDLTKRLLVPALYNLACDGLLAENFALLGFARSDWTTEAFRQQMNEDIKKFHTRQQFDQEVWDKLVSRFYYMSGEPSNPEHFQRLKTEVANLNSQHNTEGNVLFYFAVAPRFFGMLCDNLYNAGFQGGTGWKRIIVEKPFGTDLESARKLNKEVLAHWDENQIYRIDHYLGKETVQNLLSFRFSNGIFEPLWNKNYIDNIQFNVSEEVDVGSRGGYYDTSGVLRDMMQNHMFQMLACLCMETPGSFEPDSIRNEKAKLLQSIRVYTPEEVERYVVRGQYGPKLDENGNVIKPGYRQEKDVPAESKTETYTAARFHIDNWRWEGTPIYLRSGKALWKRGTEIVVEFKKAPQVLFRNTPVKQLHPNRLIFHIQPYQGIEMQFQAKIPGPTLQLQPVNMRFSYSDAFKASRYTGYEVMIYSCSHGDTTLFSRGDLVVAAWEVAQPIMDYWAATPANNFPNYARGSWGPIEASDLIEKDGRRWFEVVTDDLLKRVALFQNGDMLFLSQVIQALRPKMAEAGEMIINKGEIGREMYLLARGEVDVLDDSGNVVKVLKDGDFFGEVALLKSTPRMANVRARSSCDLFVLDKADFNRILHDHPQFAENVMKVANERYSVK
- a CDS encoding DUF4388 domain-containing protein gives rise to the protein MQGTLTTAYLPDLLRTIYTQRRTGVLILTQGDVRKQVFFELGQIVFASSTRNEDRLGETLVRHGKLSREQLTAFLDSLESGQHLGNALVERDFLNNRELISYVNFQIIDIIYSLFSWTTGAYEFAQGEEYMAPEDLKLKFSTATVILEGVRRIEDYEVIRRGLGDLNRLIIPTEFPLLRLQTIVLKPIEHRILELIKQPTDIVKILVSTNETAQKTLKSLYGLLSIGLLRQAEVAELSETTGKMEAPESLQQRAAAALPASYTVRSTEQIARPAELSFPEPSSTPVTPTSIAQNAVQNIPQNDAPLDLERVKRDISLIKDRVSSQDAKVVFGLSPEPSEEEIRNAYYRLATKFHPDKFIQAPRQIREDIDYIFSNLTKLYNRLQQEMPNASLPPINLSISSAALPRPASLQSPSSSAQTAPSSYKPTYQQASSPYQVAPPPSDYQIPASSNYQSPKYPTSGYVSPNLSSPAASYLQPSFTPPTNSSSLSNTSPNRGTMRPISDEQYGGMQMQKFPQRTLPRLGKIDIEGALNDLFDYLEDRKAPLFVADSLSSLLRTKPPTYIEQANLVEAVVSWARQKVSFTGRSLSDVLLFVVSAIKHAEQARVLQDFEPQKFYGSFIQELARYCPQNEVQNFLTQAGQL
- a CDS encoding ankyrin repeat domain-containing protein; this translates as MLGYYEERKQIDNSQEELPEIAEDVEELFSTVINNEIKKVKTLLNKGVNINSTNIYGETALMFAVEDRKMLKFLLKSGADVSIRSRFGTTALMHAAVHGDIEIVKMLLSAGAYVNATDIHGRSALLFAAVDGRDEIVNILLLSGADTNLKDSTGSTAACYAKAGDHKKVKKLLKSIGAE
- a CDS encoding NAD-dependent deacylase gives rise to the protein MTSAENNNLEKAAEIWRASKTAVALTGAGVSVASGIPDFRSSGGLWDEFEPMEYATLNTFIDEPEKVWKMFLAVSSQVRQASPNPAHIALAELEKAGKLRAVITQNIDGLHQVAGSKTVIEMHGCGRTLACPECGYHEPTPTTGLPPQPIPCPRVATVPGSHQLFHYLKPDVILFGEDLKREVMQEIIHWQNSLDLLLIIGTSAEVHPAAGLPTAVHALGAKIIEINTEPTRITKTRTDCFLQGKAEEVLPALQKLVLA
- a CDS encoding metal-dependent hydrolase, whose protein sequence is MENLTHSLFGAVLYRSGFDRYVPNILPLWVIGANLPDIDVIVNLFGKTAYLRHHRGLTHAIPGVIILSLALATAWFFWQRWQNSTTSNNTTINLSSFSLWLRLFISSFVAVGTHPMLDGLNNYGIRPFFTLE
- a CDS encoding carboxypeptidase regulatory-like domain-containing protein, with the translated sequence MSKKSFEQRLKVLSPCSADWEKMVGNDQVRFCEHCSKSVNNISEMTREQALELVLKSNGRLCVRYYKTSDQKINFQPSNNSEFRLNPSPLLKFAAGVLLATALSASPAIAQTMLPIGDNVVVETKLNNPNLPDPTWEGGYASIQGTITDEQDAVIIGADVTLTGVAFLYEKTTTTNENGEFYFDNLPEQEYSISVVASGFSTLRKQMIIVGKMTNIRLTPTTGYNGGVMFFLQQRKC